From the genome of Scytonema hofmannii PCC 7110, one region includes:
- a CDS encoding glycosyltransferase family A protein: protein MLPKTKVTIAIPTYNRSKLLKISLESALAQDYPDFQVLVLDNASSDDTEAVVRSFEDSRIAYVRNESNIGIFGNWQRTVELNSSPYLSILSDDDVLLPNFIHESVLALDNHPQTGLSAAQAEFINMNGVTLQVAGTELSDKLPQGLVSGIEFIHQIVDGRKWILRTSAVMFRADALREVGGFDLTHTKYLLDLNLYLRMAAQFDFVFIAKELAQVRFHVEQDSQVSFHSPGGIGALAVMAERTDAIAYLLQSPRAESASYRRWLSDRLLYISMRRSECTSGLVPELNLSWSERLRIAIQEIVAVIPTGKRFILVDENQWGEDILLEFCALPFLEHEGQYWGYPPDDQTAIREMERMRQEGASFMVIGWPAFWWLDYYSQLRNYLSSNFRCVLHNSRLIVFDLGP, encoded by the coding sequence ATGTTACCTAAAACCAAAGTTACCATAGCAATTCCAACCTACAATCGCTCGAAGTTACTCAAAATTAGTCTTGAAAGCGCACTGGCACAGGACTATCCTGATTTTCAAGTTCTTGTATTAGATAATGCTTCTAGCGATGATACGGAAGCAGTTGTTCGCTCATTTGAAGATTCGCGTATCGCTTATGTACGTAATGAAAGCAACATTGGAATATTTGGCAATTGGCAGAGGACTGTTGAACTCAACTCTAGCCCCTATCTAAGCATTTTGTCAGACGATGATGTACTGCTGCCCAACTTCATCCACGAATCTGTTCTAGCATTAGACAACCATCCACAGACTGGACTCTCAGCTGCCCAAGCCGAATTTATTAATATGAACGGTGTTACACTGCAAGTGGCAGGTACAGAGCTGTCAGATAAGTTACCACAAGGGCTAGTCTCCGGTATAGAGTTCATCCATCAAATTGTTGATGGGCGAAAATGGATTCTGCGTACCTCAGCGGTCATGTTTCGCGCTGATGCACTAAGAGAAGTTGGCGGCTTCGACCTAACTCACACTAAGTACTTGCTAGATTTGAACTTATACTTGCGGATGGCAGCGCAATTCGATTTCGTCTTTATTGCTAAAGAACTGGCTCAAGTCCGATTCCATGTCGAACAGGATTCCCAGGTTAGCTTTCACTCCCCTGGAGGAATAGGAGCGCTGGCTGTGATGGCAGAACGTACTGATGCGATCGCCTATCTGCTACAGTCACCGCGTGCAGAGAGTGCATCCTATCGTCGATGGCTATCAGATCGCCTGTTGTACATCAGTATGCGCCGCAGTGAGTGTACGTCTGGGCTGGTACCCGAACTCAATCTGAGTTGGTCGGAACGACTGCGAATTGCCATTCAGGAAATTGTAGCCGTGATTCCTACAGGGAAGCGTTTTATTTTGGTTGATGAAAATCAATGGGGTGAGGATATTTTACTAGAATTCTGCGCTCTTCCCTTTCTCGAACATGAGGGTCAGTACTGGGGATATCCACCTGATGACCAAACTGCTATCCGAGAAATGGAACGAATGCGTCAAGAAGGAGCAAGCTTCATGGTCATCGGTTGGCCAGCGTTCTGGTGGCTTGATTACTACTCTCAACTGAGAAATTATCTCAGTTCAAATTTCCGTTGCGTTTTGCACAACAGTCGCCTGATTGTGTTCGACCTGGGACCATGA
- a CDS encoding ABC transporter permease translates to MGLSPLDLLDITFRSLGSNPLRSTLTTLGVFMGVAAVSATLQVGNISRAVIAQELAKRGAPQVSVYPNRDGGRTTQLKLEDMEFLRERMVGLRAISSFNWAGPTPTLFQDKEFAPPMSPVSQDFLLTSGKALVSGRFFTAKDFANYRPVAVIDQLLAEQLFGGQTALGKMIYAGNRPYIVVGVVTTSLDINAPPAGQLYVPMSVYNALTGSRDIGSIQMRPYKLEDVDALSQQAKELLQKRFPGQKFKSWNNVSDILQQQQTLEMASQGLTVVGAIALLVGGVGIANIMIASVTERTTEIGLRRALGATQQEIMLQFILEAALLSLIGGTVGLGAVHGLTIVVTNTLNLPYQFDNKIAALALGSALLVGVGAGLPPALRASHLDPVKALRSE, encoded by the coding sequence ATGGGTCTTTCACCTTTAGACTTACTGGATATCACCTTTCGCTCCTTAGGTAGTAACCCTTTGCGTTCTACACTGACGACTCTAGGGGTGTTTATGGGTGTGGCTGCTGTCAGCGCTACGCTTCAAGTCGGTAACATTAGTCGGGCTGTAATTGCTCAGGAGCTGGCAAAGCGAGGCGCACCTCAGGTTTCAGTATACCCCAATAGGGATGGTGGTCGTACTACCCAACTCAAGTTGGAAGACATGGAATTCTTACGCGAGCGGATGGTGGGCTTGCGGGCAATTAGTTCTTTTAATTGGGCTGGTCCTACGCCAACTTTATTTCAGGACAAGGAGTTTGCTCCGCCCATGTCACCTGTTTCTCAAGATTTTTTGCTGACTTCAGGAAAAGCATTAGTGTCGGGGCGATTCTTTACGGCTAAAGATTTTGCTAACTACCGCCCTGTGGCTGTTATCGACCAACTGCTGGCAGAACAACTTTTCGGTGGGCAAACGGCTCTAGGTAAGATGATTTATGCTGGGAACAGACCTTATATCGTTGTGGGGGTGGTGACGACTAGTCTTGATATTAATGCACCTCCCGCAGGTCAACTCTATGTACCGATGTCTGTTTACAATGCCCTAACCGGTAGCCGCGACATTGGTAGCATCCAAATGCGTCCCTACAAACTTGAAGATGTAGACGCTTTGAGCCAGCAAGCTAAAGAACTGCTACAGAAGCGATTCCCCGGTCAAAAATTTAAGTCTTGGAACAATGTCTCAGATATCCTACAGCAGCAGCAAACTCTTGAGATGGCGTCCCAGGGACTGACTGTGGTGGGAGCGATCGCGTTGCTGGTTGGCGGTGTTGGAATTGCGAATATTATGATTGCCTCAGTGACGGAACGAACCACTGAAATTGGTTTGAGACGAGCTTTGGGCGCAACCCAGCAAGAAATCATGCTGCAGTTTATTTTGGAAGCGGCGCTTTTGAGTCTTATAGGAGGAACAGTAGGTCTTGGGGCGGTGCATGGATTGACGATTGTAGTTACCAATACCTTGAACTTGCCCTATCAGTTTGACAATAAGATCGCAGCACTGGCATTGGGATCGGCGCTACTGGTGGGGGTGGGCGCTGGTTTACCCCCTGCGTTGCGAGCCAGCCATCTTGACCCAGTTAAAGCCCTACGCTCAGAGTAA
- a CDS encoding type II toxin-antitoxin system HicB family antitoxin: MKYKVALYRSEEGISISVPALPGCWSEGDTEEEALANIQDAIREYLAALEDRLHDAEIREIEFQV, translated from the coding sequence ATGAAATACAAAGTAGCACTTTACCGTTCAGAAGAGGGCATCAGCATTTCTGTCCCAGCACTTCCTGGTTGTTGGTCTGAAGGAGATACCGAGGAAGAAGCATTAGCGAATATTCAGGATGCAATCCGAGAATATTTAGCAGCCCTTGAAGATCGATTGCATGACGCAGAAATTCGTGAAATTGAGTTCCAGGTGTAA
- a CDS encoding efflux RND transporter periplasmic adaptor subunit, with translation MAIWHKEKNKFKTGVQWLAWPVALAFVGVSGWLTYFLVMNQPPEPVAVRLLTVKRGNVETTVTESGTVELREQRVLKSPTEGAVDRVLVKPGDNVRAGQVLLTLRYPERKIALAKQQLQIQQEKLKLVRSQQKITESQEKLIAEERELQKLTPLMKEGAIARQLFLAQEDKVREALANLRDAQQEAGETTFELQSLKLDRQVIQQQLQDATVTAPLNGVVLGVNVKDGDGVELRTNLLTLGDPKQVRVKLQLSTLNASRVRVNQVTRVSAIGPNPQTFSGYVQSLYPQALTPEETQKQEGGSQNQSTQATVPAIVRLDTPTRTLLPGSRVNVEIVLEQQENVVVLDTEAIQRSDTHPFVWIRDSQNKAQKRTINLGLEGLVTIEVTSGLRTGEQVIVPPPQSQLKPGTPVKS, from the coding sequence ATGGCGATCTGGCATAAGGAAAAAAATAAATTTAAAACCGGAGTTCAATGGCTAGCTTGGCCAGTAGCTCTGGCTTTTGTCGGTGTCAGTGGCTGGCTGACTTATTTCCTAGTTATGAATCAACCTCCCGAGCCAGTGGCAGTACGCTTGCTCACTGTAAAGCGAGGCAATGTTGAAACCACAGTTACAGAGAGTGGTACTGTTGAACTGCGCGAACAACGAGTTCTCAAGTCACCAACAGAGGGTGCAGTTGATCGGGTACTAGTCAAGCCAGGGGACAACGTCAGGGCTGGTCAAGTACTACTCACCCTGCGCTACCCCGAGCGAAAAATTGCTCTTGCCAAGCAACAGTTGCAGATTCAGCAAGAGAAACTTAAGCTAGTACGCAGCCAGCAGAAAATTACTGAGTCTCAGGAAAAGCTAATAGCTGAGGAACGGGAACTCCAGAAACTGACCCCTTTGATGAAAGAAGGAGCGATCGCAAGACAACTCTTCCTAGCGCAGGAAGACAAAGTCCGCGAAGCTCTGGCTAACCTGCGAGATGCTCAACAAGAAGCTGGTGAAACTACTTTTGAACTACAGAGTCTGAAGCTGGATCGCCAAGTCATTCAGCAGCAACTCCAAGACGCTACTGTAACTGCACCACTGAATGGCGTAGTTCTGGGTGTCAATGTTAAGGACGGTGATGGGGTTGAGTTAAGGACTAATCTGCTCACCCTAGGTGACCCCAAGCAAGTACGGGTAAAGCTCCAGCTTTCTACCCTCAACGCTAGTCGAGTTCGAGTCAACCAAGTTACCCGTGTCAGTGCGATCGGACCTAATCCACAAACATTCAGTGGATACGTACAAAGTTTGTATCCTCAAGCACTTACACCTGAAGAAACTCAGAAACAGGAGGGTGGCAGTCAAAACCAATCTACTCAAGCCACGGTACCTGCAATAGTGCGGCTTGATACCCCGACTCGCACGCTGCTCCCTGGTAGCCGAGTGAATGTTGAGATTGTTTTAGAGCAACAAGAAAACGTAGTTGTTTTAGACACAGAAGCTATTCAACGCTCTGACACGCATCCCTTTGTGTGGATTCGGGATAGTCAAAATAAAGCCCAAAAACGAACCATCAACCTCGGATTAGAGGGATTAGTGACCATAGAAGTAACTTCTGGGTTACGTACTGGCGAACAGGTCATAGTGCCACCCCCCCAGTCGCAATTAAAGCCAGGAACACCAGTCAAAAGTTGA
- a CDS encoding phycobilisome rod-core linker polypeptide: MSVKASGGSSVARPQLYQTLAVSTISQAEQQDRFLGAGELNELANYFASGVKRLEIAQTLTDNSEIIVSRAANRIFVGGSPMSFLEKPREPEMAAVAASGDVRESMKLGTVTYVESRGGFLENLRSIFNSSPGAPVPPGFRPINVARYGPANMAKSLRDLSWFLRYVTYAIVAGDPNIIAVNTRGLREIIENACSGEATIVALQEMKIAALSYFRKNPEGTDIVSQYMDVLITEFKAPSPSNKLRQRPSSDQQGLELPQIYFNAAERRPKFVMKPGLSATEKTEVVKAAYRQIFERDITRAYGQSISYLESQVKNGTLSMKEFVRRLGKSPLYQKQFFLPFINSRALELAFRHFLGRGPSSREEVQKYFDIVSRGGLSALIDALVDSEEYSDYFGEETVPYLRGLGQEAQECRNWGPQQDLFNYSAPFRKVPQFITLFADYEQPLPDQHPYGSGNDPLEIQFGAIFPKETRNPSNRPAPFGKDTKRILIHSGPGINNQNSNPRARGQFPGSLGPKVFRLDQLPGTRGKKAPTGTSVKFSESSTQAVIRGAYLQVFGRDVYEGQRLKVAEIKLENGEIPVREFVRALAKSDLFRKMYWTSLYVCKAIEYIHRRLLGRPTYGRQENNKYFDIASKKGFYAVVDAIIDSLEYNEAFGEDTVPYERYLTPSGTALRKLRIGSIGEDIGVRVDKGETPRFVELGAVKQMRTEPDIQFRINQGVSKKREQTKVFKLVAATSDKVSVETIIGAAYRQVFERNIEPYIAQNEFSGLESKLGNGEISVKEFIEGLGNSQLYLKEFYTPYPNTKVIELGTKHFLGRAPLDQAEIRKYNQLLATQGLRAFIGALLSSQEYLQAFGEDTVPYNRFPTLPAANFPNTQKLYNQLTKQTKDIVVPSFDTVQPRISSDKTPILAKAIADLAAKGREIDGSKPRFVELGRSFNDGRGQSVEVGVGTTRRKPARIYRFTVGTTQGEIQQVINAIYVQVMDVFSGQVPANFRRTNLESRLRNGEISVREFVRELASSEIYRQRFYTPYPNTKVIEFLFRHILGRAPATQAEIRTYNKLLADSGLKVAVEAIVNSAEYSRYFGEDVVPYPRYPSLPAGNYLGSVKAAADLVKQSWSSLSPAVLTGRSNLR, from the coding sequence ATGAGTGTTAAGGCAAGTGGTGGAAGCTCAGTTGCGCGTCCGCAACTATATCAAACCCTAGCTGTATCAACAATTTCCCAAGCAGAGCAACAAGATCGCTTTCTGGGTGCTGGGGAACTCAATGAACTGGCAAATTATTTTGCATCGGGTGTGAAGCGTCTAGAAATCGCCCAGACGCTCACGGACAATTCCGAGATTATTGTCTCTCGCGCTGCCAACCGGATTTTCGTCGGTGGTTCACCAATGTCTTTCTTAGAAAAGCCAAGGGAACCTGAGATGGCGGCGGTTGCTGCATCTGGGGATGTACGAGAAAGCATGAAGTTGGGAACTGTCACCTATGTTGAATCTCGTGGTGGTTTCTTAGAAAACTTACGCTCTATCTTTAACTCCTCTCCGGGTGCTCCAGTTCCTCCGGGTTTTCGACCCATCAACGTTGCCCGTTATGGTCCAGCAAACATGGCGAAGAGTTTGCGGGACTTATCGTGGTTTTTGCGCTACGTGACTTATGCGATTGTGGCTGGTGACCCCAACATTATTGCTGTAAATACCCGTGGTTTGCGAGAAATTATTGAAAACGCTTGTTCCGGTGAAGCGACAATTGTGGCTTTGCAGGAAATGAAAATCGCAGCGCTTTCTTATTTCCGCAAAAATCCAGAAGGTACAGACATCGTGTCTCAGTACATGGATGTTTTGATTACAGAATTTAAAGCACCCAGCCCTTCTAATAAATTACGTCAACGTCCTTCCAGTGACCAACAGGGTCTGGAACTGCCACAAATTTACTTTAATGCGGCAGAACGGCGTCCTAAGTTTGTGATGAAGCCCGGATTGTCAGCAACAGAAAAAACCGAAGTCGTAAAAGCGGCTTATCGGCAAATTTTTGAGCGTGATATTACTCGTGCTTACGGTCAGTCCATTTCTTACCTGGAATCTCAGGTGAAAAATGGCACCCTCTCAATGAAAGAGTTTGTCCGCCGCCTGGGCAAATCTCCACTTTATCAAAAACAGTTTTTCCTCCCCTTTATTAACAGTCGCGCCCTAGAACTTGCTTTCCGTCACTTTTTAGGACGAGGACCAAGTAGCCGAGAAGAAGTACAAAAGTACTTTGATATCGTTTCTAGAGGTGGTCTATCGGCTCTCATTGATGCTTTGGTAGATTCTGAAGAATACAGCGATTACTTTGGTGAGGAAACCGTACCCTACCTCCGGGGTTTGGGTCAAGAAGCCCAAGAATGTCGCAACTGGGGACCGCAGCAAGACCTGTTTAACTACAGCGCACCTTTCCGCAAAGTTCCTCAGTTTATTACACTGTTCGCTGACTACGAACAACCACTACCTGACCAGCATCCATATGGTTCCGGTAACGACCCATTGGAAATTCAGTTTGGGGCAATCTTCCCGAAAGAAACTCGGAACCCAAGCAACCGTCCTGCTCCTTTTGGTAAAGATACTAAACGCATCCTGATTCACTCTGGACCTGGTATCAACAACCAAAATAGCAATCCGAGAGCCAGAGGTCAATTCCCCGGTAGTCTGGGACCAAAGGTATTCCGTTTGGATCAACTACCCGGTACAAGAGGTAAAAAAGCACCCACGGGAACCAGTGTTAAGTTCTCGGAAAGCTCTACTCAAGCGGTGATTCGAGGTGCTTACCTGCAAGTGTTTGGTCGCGACGTTTACGAAGGTCAGCGTCTGAAAGTAGCGGAAATTAAGCTGGAAAACGGTGAAATTCCCGTTCGGGAGTTTGTCCGTGCTTTGGCTAAGTCGGACTTGTTCCGCAAGATGTACTGGACTTCGCTTTATGTATGTAAGGCAATTGAGTACATCCACCGTCGTTTGTTAGGTCGTCCCACTTACGGTCGTCAGGAAAATAATAAGTACTTTGATATTGCCTCGAAGAAAGGTTTCTATGCTGTCGTTGATGCCATTATCGATAGCCTAGAGTATAACGAGGCATTTGGTGAAGATACTGTTCCCTACGAACGTTATCTGACTCCTAGCGGGACTGCTTTACGGAAACTGCGTATTGGCAGTATTGGCGAGGATATTGGTGTCAGGGTTGACAAGGGAGAAACCCCACGCTTTGTGGAATTGGGTGCTGTTAAACAAATGCGGACAGAACCAGATATTCAGTTCCGCATTAACCAAGGTGTTAGCAAAAAGCGCGAGCAAACGAAAGTCTTTAAGTTGGTAGCAGCTACGAGCGATAAAGTTTCTGTAGAAACTATTATCGGCGCGGCATACCGCCAGGTTTTCGAGCGCAATATTGAGCCTTACATCGCCCAAAACGAATTTTCGGGTTTAGAAAGTAAGTTGGGTAACGGGGAAATTTCTGTTAAGGAATTTATTGAAGGTTTGGGGAATTCTCAACTTTACTTGAAAGAGTTCTATACTCCTTATCCCAATACTAAGGTGATTGAACTAGGAACCAAGCATTTCCTGGGAAGAGCACCGCTTGACCAAGCAGAAATTCGCAAGTACAACCAACTACTGGCAACTCAAGGTTTGCGTGCATTTATTGGGGCGCTGCTGAGTTCTCAGGAATACCTGCAAGCTTTTGGTGAGGATACAGTCCCATACAACCGCTTCCCAACCTTGCCTGCAGCTAACTTCCCGAATACACAGAAACTGTACAACCAGCTAACCAAGCAAACTAAGGATATAGTTGTCCCCAGTTTTGATACCGTACAACCGCGTATCAGTAGCGACAAGACACCGATTTTAGCGAAAGCGATCGCAGATTTGGCAGCGAAAGGTCGTGAAATCGATGGGAGCAAGCCACGGTTTGTTGAACTGGGTCGTTCTTTTAATGATGGACGCGGACAGTCAGTGGAAGTTGGTGTAGGTACAACTCGCCGCAAGCCAGCACGCATTTACCGCTTTACAGTTGGCACAACCCAAGGCGAAATACAGCAGGTTATCAACGCTATTTACGTTCAGGTGATGGATGTGTTTAGCGGTCAAGTTCCTGCCAACTTCCGCCGGACTAACTTGGAAAGCCGACTGCGGAATGGTGAAATTTCTGTACGAGAGTTTGTTCGCGAACTGGCAAGTTCAGAAATTTATCGCCAGCGCTTCTACACCCCCTATCCCAACACCAAAGTTATTGAGTTCCTCTTCCGTCATATTTTGGGACGCGCACCAGCAACCCAGGCGGAAATTCGCACCTACAACAAACTGTTAGCTGATAGCGGTTTGAAAGTTGCTGTGGAGGCGATCGTCAATAGTGCCGAGTACTCTCGGTACTTTGGTGAAGACGTAGTACCTTACCCACGCTACCCATCCCTACCTGCAGGTAACTACCTGGGTAGTGTGAAGGCAGCCGCTGACCTAGTGAAGCAATCTTGGTCTAGCCTATCTCCTGCTGTGCTGACAGGACGGTCTAATTTGCGTTAA
- a CDS encoding sensor histidine kinase, which translates to MKLLQSVSTRLTLTLLSVTLGSFVAFSFTLDTALKQFFVQDAQASLKQQANALATQAQINQNNFSIVNQLAGLTSQQGKVQVVVFYNTTEVRIISQGVQDSRPVKIPSDLVLKTLAGVAQRGSLQVEGDSHYPWWLYSTTPIRDVTSNQVVGAVYVAMPLRRPRQFAQQVKGLVMGMAIVAVTVAVTAGLLLSRTLTNPLQVLHRQARQLEAGDYTARSALKGNDELAQLSRLLDQMTHKLMQTLMALQAQETARRELVANVSHDLRTPLTSLRLGLEAVIDGMVTGDKALNYLKRSCRETDYLSHLVERLLLLSKVDAGQLQIQPQAVSVVAIAQECIFRMQPSAMQADLKLELCVTSPVPTIWVDPELTGQVILSLLDNAIKYAPNSQVVHLNVLAPVEIEQHQYVPLQVQDYGQGITPELLKRVTERFYRGDNARPRGGFGLGLAIAHQVCQLQACPLKIESEEGQGTVVTLLLPVVE; encoded by the coding sequence ATGAAACTGTTGCAAAGCGTTTCTACCAGATTAACACTCACTCTACTAAGCGTAACTCTAGGTAGTTTTGTTGCATTTTCCTTTACTTTGGATACAGCACTGAAGCAGTTTTTTGTTCAGGATGCTCAAGCAAGTTTGAAGCAGCAAGCAAATGCTTTGGCGACCCAAGCACAAATCAACCAGAACAATTTTAGTATTGTCAATCAGCTTGCTGGCTTAACTAGCCAACAAGGAAAAGTACAAGTTGTTGTTTTTTATAATACTACAGAGGTAAGGATAATTAGCCAGGGAGTACAAGATTCTCGTCCTGTCAAGATACCTTCTGATTTAGTCCTCAAAACTTTAGCAGGTGTAGCTCAAAGGGGTAGTTTGCAGGTGGAGGGAGATTCTCACTACCCTTGGTGGCTCTACAGTACAACCCCTATTCGAGATGTGACCAGTAACCAAGTTGTAGGAGCAGTTTATGTTGCTATGCCTCTGAGACGTCCCAGACAATTTGCCCAACAAGTCAAAGGACTGGTGATGGGAATGGCAATTGTTGCTGTGACCGTCGCTGTAACTGCTGGCTTGCTCCTCTCGCGAACTTTGACCAATCCCTTGCAAGTTCTTCATCGTCAAGCACGACAGTTAGAAGCAGGTGATTATACCGCTCGCTCTGCTTTAAAAGGTAACGATGAACTTGCTCAGCTGAGTCGTTTACTCGACCAAATGACACACAAGCTCATGCAGACGCTCATGGCTCTTCAAGCACAAGAAACAGCGCGTCGAGAATTAGTAGCAAACGTTTCTCATGATTTGCGAACTCCACTGACGAGCTTGCGTTTGGGGTTGGAAGCAGTAATTGATGGTATGGTAACCGGAGATAAAGCGCTCAATTATCTGAAACGTTCTTGTCGTGAGACAGACTATCTCTCTCACCTGGTAGAGCGGTTGCTTCTGCTATCTAAAGTTGATGCAGGACAACTCCAGATTCAACCTCAAGCAGTTTCCGTTGTGGCGATCGCTCAAGAATGTATTTTCCGGATGCAGCCCTCTGCCATGCAAGCAGATTTAAAACTAGAGCTATGTGTTACTTCCCCTGTACCTACCATTTGGGTCGATCCAGAGCTAACAGGACAAGTCATCCTTAGCTTGCTTGATAATGCTATTAAATACGCTCCTAACTCTCAAGTTGTACATTTGAATGTCCTGGCACCTGTGGAGATCGAGCAGCATCAGTATGTTCCTTTACAAGTACAAGATTACGGGCAGGGTATAACACCAGAATTACTTAAGCGCGTGACAGAGCGTTTTTATCGAGGGGATAATGCTCGACCAAGAGGGGGGTTTGGTTTAGGGCTAGCAATTGCCCACCAAGTTTGTCAACTTCAGGCTTGCCCTTTAAAAATTGAAAGTGAAGAAGGACAAGGAACCGTTGTCACTCTTTTGTTGCCTGTTGTGGAATAG
- the apcA gene encoding allophycocyanin subunit alpha — protein MSIVTKSIVNADAEARYLSPGELDRIKSFVTSGDRRLRIAQVITDNRERIVKQAGDQLFQKRPDVVSPGGNAYGQEMTATCLRDLDYYLRLVTYGVVAGDVTPIEEIGVVGVREMYKSLGTPIEAVSEGIRALKNVAATLLSSDDAAEASSYFDYLAGALQ, from the coding sequence ATGAGTATTGTCACGAAGTCCATCGTGAATGCTGATGCAGAAGCTCGTTATCTTAGCCCAGGTGAACTGGATCGGATCAAGAGCTTTGTTACCAGTGGTGACCGTCGTCTTCGCATCGCTCAAGTGATTACAGACAATCGCGAGCGTATTGTTAAGCAAGCTGGCGATCAGTTGTTCCAAAAGCGCCCTGACGTTGTTTCGCCTGGTGGCAATGCTTACGGTCAAGAAATGACCGCAACCTGCTTGCGCGACCTAGATTATTACCTCCGTCTAGTTACCTACGGTGTTGTAGCTGGTGATGTAACACCTATCGAAGAAATCGGTGTTGTAGGCGTCCGTGAAATGTACAAGTCTCTCGGTACTCCTATCGAAGCCGTTTCTGAAGGTATCCGCGCTCTCAAGAACGTTGCTGCTACTTTGTTGTCTTCTGACGATGCAGCAGAAGCTAGCTCTTACTTCGATTACCTAGCTGGTGCTTTGCAGTAG
- a CDS encoding phycobilisome linker polypeptide — MSRTFKITACVPSQTRIRTQRELQNTYFTKLVPYENWFREQQRIQKMGGKIVKVELATGKQGANTGLL, encoded by the coding sequence ATGTCACGGACATTTAAAATTACTGCTTGCGTACCTAGCCAAACCCGAATTCGCACTCAGCGTGAACTGCAAAACACCTACTTCACAAAGCTAGTTCCCTACGAAAACTGGTTCCGCGAACAGCAAAGAATTCAAAAAATGGGTGGCAAAATCGTTAAGGTTGAACTTGCTACTGGTAAGCAAGGTGCTAACACTGGTTTGCTGTAG
- the apcB gene encoding allophycocyanin subunit beta has product MAQDAITSVINTADVQGKYLDTAALEKLRAYFGTGELRVRAATTIAANASAIIKEAVAKSLLYSDITRPGGNMYTTRRYAACIRDLDYYLRYATYAMLAGDPSILDERVLNGLKETYNSLGVPVGATVQAIQAIKEVTASLVGPDAGKEMGVYLDYISSGLS; this is encoded by the coding sequence ATGGCTCAAGACGCAATTACCTCTGTCATTAATACTGCAGACGTTCAAGGTAAGTATCTCGACACTGCTGCTTTAGAAAAGCTCAGAGCTTATTTTGGAACTGGTGAACTGCGAGTACGTGCGGCTACCACCATTGCTGCTAACGCATCTGCAATCATCAAAGAAGCTGTGGCTAAGTCCCTGCTTTACTCTGATATCACCCGTCCCGGCGGTAACATGTACACCACACGTCGCTATGCTGCTTGTATCCGCGACTTGGATTACTACCTCCGCTATGCTACTTACGCTATGTTAGCTGGCGACCCATCTATCCTAGATGAGCGCGTACTCAATGGTTTGAAAGAAACCTACAACTCCTTGGGAGTACCTGTTGGTGCTACCGTACAAGCTATCCAAGCAATCAAGGAAGTCACTGCTAGCTTGGTAGGTCCTGATGCTGGTAAGGAAATGGGCGTTTACTTAGACTACATTTCCTCTGGCTTAAGCTAG